In Helicobacter mastomyrinus, the sequence GTAGCATTTTATGATTGTGCTTTTAATGATAAATGGCTTATAAAAAATCTATCAGTTGATGATACATTTTCTATGGAAAATTGCACTTTTAATAAAGATGTTGATTTTTCTAATGGAAAGTTTTTAAATAATGTTTATTTTAATAACTCCCATTTTAAAGGCTATGCTGATTTTCACGAGTGTGAATTTGAAAAAACTGCTTGTTTTTATGGAGCAACTTTTGATGAAACTCCAAATTTTTCACAAGCTATTTTCAAAGAAAATCTAAATATGGTTAATACGAATTTGAATTTTAACTTTGATGATTTAAATGTGAAAATAGAACAAGAATATGAATATTTTAATAAAAATAAAAGAGAGGAAAATAAAAAATCTTTAGACAAGTTTGCAAATGATTTTAGGGATTCATTTAGACTTATCAAAAGTGCGCTGATTAAAGATAATAACCTCTTAGACGCTTCAAACTTTCATAAATACGAGCTATATTGCAAAGAAATAGAGCTAGAATCTAAAAAATCTAACATATTTAGCAAGGATTGGATAGATAAATGGATTTTAAAATTCTATCGCCACACTTCCGACCACCATACTGATTTGATGAGAATTATACATTGGGTTATAATTTTAATTGGGTATTTTTCTCTTACTTTGTTTTTAGGTAAATACAATTGTCATTTAGAGATTTTTTTCAATAATCACTCAAACAATATGCCTATAAACTTAACAAATGACTTTATCAATACTATGGTGGAATCAAAATTAATTTATTTAATTTCATTTATCGCCTATATTGGAATATGTTTAAAGCCAATAAGGCTATTAATAGGCTATATAGGAACTTTCCTTATCATCACAATAAACCCAAAATATATTTTTGGTATAGCAAGTATATTTAGTAACAAATATCATTTTACTTATACAGAAAATATTATTATTACAATTTACAGCATTTTAATGTTTTTACTCCTTTTCTCTCTACAAAAAACCGCGCGTAAGAACTCTATTGTGCCGCACTAGATTCTAAACAATCTCTTTATTTTTCAAAAAGGATTTATAAAATCTCATAAGTTTTCGGATAGTAGCCAATATTCCCTTTAAAGTGCATTTCAAACAAGTATTTACTAAGAAATAAACTTAAAAATTAACAACTTATTTGTTTAGCTGTATATCTATTAATCTTTTAATTTCTTTACTTTTAAAAAGATAGTTATGTGAATAATCTTCTCCTAACTCTTTTTGTTTTGAATCGATGATATCTTTGATTATGACAAGAGTTTTGTCAAAACATTTATTAAGTATATCATCATCTAATTCTTTTTTAGAATCTAGAATCTTATCATCTATTTTTCCCATTGTATAGCAAATGCAAAAAGCAGCGTGGGCATAAAAAGATTCTCCTGTATTTTGATTGCTAACATATTTCATTATCTCATAACTCCTAAAAAATCAGGTGCAATATTCTTATTTTTTGCATTAAAAGTCTCATCAAAATAACGCCTAAGAGCCAACATTTTAGAACGAGCTTCTGCGGGATTATCTTTATAGATTGCTACATATGACTGAATAAGAAAATCATTTTTGACAATCTCCATTTTTTGATTACCTTTTGTTTTTTCAAATTCACCACCCTTAATTTCTAAAAGTATTCCATTATCCTTAAAATAATCTTGAATAATTTTTTGGATAGGATTATTAGATTTTAAGTCTCTAAAATTGATAGGATTTTGACTATTTGTCCCTTCTGTGATTTTTGCAATAATTTCATCATCACTTAAATTATAAATCTTCAATAAAATCCTTGTATTATCGTGTATATTCGCATTAGATAGAGCAACGGTAGTTTGTCCTCCATTAATTATCATAGGATTTTTTAACTTTAAGATTTTATTTCCATTTGTATCTCCTCTGGGTGGAGCAAAACTATCACAAACCAAAGAGATACCATTATTTACAAACCAAAAAAATTGACTTTCAATAGGAGATTCTGCAGTTTCTTTGATTTTTTTATTAATAGCATTTAATCCCTTATAATAACGAATATTCTTTTCTAAAATATTTTTTCTCCTGCCTCTTTATACATTTTGATAAACTCTTTTGCGCTCACTGTTGCCACATAACCACTAATCCCACTAATAAGATTTTGTGTAATATCTCCTATGGTATGTATTTCACATTCTATATCTTTTCTTCTCGAAGGCATAAGAGAAAATTTTATTAATTCATCTGCACCATAAATATTCATCTCAAAATCTTTATAGTTTTCAGTGATATTGGGTAAATCTATTACTTTGCCATTTGAGACAAAATGAATATAAATATCTGGATAACCCCTATCATTAATTGCCTCTTTAATTTCAAAGATTTTTGCCTTTAATTTTTGTGATGCTTGTTTGGTTGGATTTTTTCCATTAAGAATTTTTTGGACAGAATCAAGTGTAAGCCTTATGTCATTTTCACCTATTATCTTATCATCTTTGGCAAAATACTTGGATTGAAAAAAATGAATTTCTAGCACATCACTTTCTTCATTGATATAAACTGCATCAATTTGTGCATCATTATAATCATCAGTGATACAAAAAGGTGTTTGCAAAATATCTAAATCACATATTTGACTAATAGCATACATCAAAAAAGCATAACTTCTTTTTTTGCTCACCCTCTTTGTTATTTATGAACTTGTTTAAAATCGCGTGAGGAATATCTTTGATAATATTATCTACTTTATTTTCAATAATTGCAAAATACATCAATTTAACCCCTTAACAATTAGTATTAAAGTGCAAGTATAACAAATTCTCACCAAAAATAAAAACGATGAATTTATAAATCTTTACGAGAATTTAGGAGAGGAATACCCCTTCCTTTTAAACCTTTTTCAAAACAAAATACTAAAGATTCTTAATAACATTTTCTTTAAAGGATATGAATCGCTACTTGCTTTTCACCAATACAAAAAGCAATCAAAAGGATAAAATAATCTCTCCCTTTGTATATCAAACATTCGATGAGATTCTCACTCACCTTGTTTTAAATCCGCATTAAAAATATCAAGGATTTAATTGATAAAATGGCGTAGTGTAATATTTGCTTTGATAATAATGTCTAAAAAACAGCGCAAAGCAGAGTAAAATTAAGCCACAAAATCTTCCATTGCTTTTTTAAGATTCTTATCTACCGCACTTGTCCATTGCCTTGAATGCAATATTTATAGCTGCATAAAGATTCTATCCCCATAGGACCACGCGCGTGAAGCTTAGAAGTAGAGATGCCTATCTCCGCTCCAAAGCCAAACTCCCCGCCATCGCTAAATCGCGTAGAAGCATTGGCATACACACACGCCGCATCAACATTGCTTAAAAACTTCTCGCACACCGCCTTATTCTCACTCACTATACATTCAGAATGCCCCGAGCCATAGCGTGATATATGCTCCAACGCCTCATCTATCCCCGCTACCACTTTGAGATTTACTATCGCCTCTCCCCATTCTCTATCAAAATCCGCCAATCCATCGCCCTCTGTCCCAAAATCACGCACATACATATCATTTTCAAACATCACGCGCACATTATTTTTATGTAGCACCTGCACCAAATGCCCCAAAAAATCCTCCTCTAAATCCCTATCAAGCAGCACACACTCACAGGCATTGCACGCCGCAGGGTAGCTAAGCTTCGCATTTAGCACAATCTTTTCAGCCATCTCTAAAGACGCGCTCTTGTGTATATATGTATGGCACACGCCCTTGTCGTGCTTAATAATAGGAATATATGAATGCGTTTTGACAAATTGTATGAGCCCCTCACCCCCTCGCGGTATCAGCAAATCCACATATTTATCCATTTTAAGAAATTCCACAACCCCCTCACGTGAAGTATCCTCTATCATACATATACATTCTTTAGGGAGATTGCAATGTGTGAGGGCTTCTTGCATAGCGCGAAAAATCGCCATATTAGAATGATATGCCTCTTTGCCACCCTTTAGCACACAAACATTGCCACTTTTAAAGCATAAACTTGCCACATCGCTTGTAACATTAGGGCGGGATTCATAAATCACGCCAATCACACCCAGTGGGACACTCACTTGTGTAATCTCCAAATCTGCCTTAGTTTTCCACACACGTTTTGCCTGCCCTACCACATCGGGCAATCCTGCCACATCAGCCACCGCTTTTGCCATAGCAGCGACTTTTTGCGCATTTAACTCTAATCGCTTTTGCATACTCATAGGCAAATCCTTTGCATTTGCCATATCTTTTGTATTTGCCGCGCATATTGACTCGCTTTGTTTGCTTATAGCATCTGCCATCGCGTAAAGGGCGCTGTTGCGCTCTTTATCGCTTAGTTGAGCGCAGATTCTCGCGGCAGCTCTAGCGGATTCTAACATCTCTATCAATTTATCGCTCATACTTTTAACTACCGCTCTCTTAGTTATCCTAGCGCACTCTCTGCCCTTATCTCTGCTAGTGCCTCTACCTCTGCGATAAATCGCTCCAAAAGCGCGTCCTCTTTGAGTTTGCATAGAATCTTGCCTTCTTTAATAATCAGCCCATCTTTATTCCCAAAGGCGATAGCTATATCAGCGTGCTTTGCCTCACCTAGCGCATTCACAGCACAGCCCATCACGCTTACTTGTAGAGGTGTTTTGATATGTTTAGTTCGTGCTTCCACTTCCTGCACCATTTTCACTAAATTTGCCTCTATGCGCCCACAAGTAGGG encodes:
- a CDS encoding AIPR family protein — protein: MLEKNIRYYKGLNAINKKIKETAESPIESQFFWFVNNGISLVCDSFAPPRGDTNGNKILKLKNPMIINGGQTTVALSNANIHDNTRILLKIYNLSDDEIIAKITEGTNSQNPINFRDLKSNNPIQKIIQDYFKDNGILLEIKGGEFEKTKGNQKMEIVKNDFLIQSYVAIYKDNPAEARSKMLALRRYFDETFNAKNKNIAPDFLGVMR
- a CDS encoding glutamate-5-semialdehyde dehydrogenase; the encoded protein is MIEMLESARAAARICAQLSDKERNSALYAMADAISKQSESICAANTKDMANAKDLPMSMQKRLELNAQKVAAMAKAVADVAGLPDVVGQAKRVWKTKADLEITQVSVPLGVIGVIYESRPNVTSDVASLCFKSGNVCVLKGGKEAYHSNMAIFRAMQEALTHCNLPKECICMIEDTSREGVVEFLKMDKYVDLLIPRGGEGLIQFVKTHSYIPIIKHDKGVCHTYIHKSASLEMAEKIVLNAKLSYPAACNACECVLLDRDLEEDFLGHLVQVLHKNNVRVMFENDMYVRDFGTEGDGLADFDREWGEAIVNLKVVAGIDEALEHISRYGSGHSECIVSENKAVCEKFLSNVDAACVYANASTRFSDGGEFGFGAEIGISTSKLHARGPMGIESLCSYKYCIQGNGQVR